CCAGGGGAGACTTCCCCTGTGCCTGTGGGCATCCAGCTGCTGGTCCTGGCTCCTGTCACTCCTGACACCTGTGTTGCATGCAAGGAGGCCTGGGGGAGCGCTGTCTTGCAGGATGCTGCCTCTATATGCCTGCCCCAGGAGCCTCTGGCCTACTCTTTGaattggggtttgtgggggggtctCAGTTCTGCCTGTGACGCGTCGTCTTTCCCTGGAGTGGAGTAGTCATGGGCCCCATTGCAGTtgctccacccagccctggtGGCTGAAGCTGCTCTGTTTCAGGGAAGGGGGCTCAGCTGTGCTCCTGGGTCCTATGTGTCACGTCACCTCCTCGGTGCCAGAGACGAACCCCTACTGTATGGCCAGCAGCCTTCAGGCAACGTGCCTTTTCCCTTGGCATGGCATGGCCTGGCAGCCCTCTTGTGTGGTCTGCGACTGTGTGCTGACCCTGTGctctgcttgcagatgtggaagTGGATGTGGACGAGTTGAATCAAGAGCAGGTGGCTGACCTGAACAAGCAGGCAACCACGTACGGCATGGCCGAGGGGGACTTCGTCAGGTAGGGCCAGTGAGAAGGAAGGTTGGCAGCTCCTTGGGCCCCAGTAGTGCTGGCTGGTGTAAAGTCACTGCTGCCTTGTGGGAGTTCAGATGTGCAGGGCCggacaggctggggttggtgGGAGGATGGTACCActgtggccagccctgctgggttaGCAGGTGCCCTTCACATGGGAAGTGCTAGCTGTGGGGGGGGCTTGGCCCTCCTGGCATGGAGAGGTTGGTGTTACCCCAGCTCTTTGGAGTGCAGCCAAgaccccactgctgctgtaggGGCTGTGCTGGGTTGGAGCACCATTTGTCCTGCCAGCACCCAGTGCTTGACCCTGGTGGGAGATCCAGCAAGAGCACGATTCTCCTGTTGAGAAGCCAGGTGCTTGAAgacagtggccaggaccagggagTTGGAGGCATTTGCTTTCCAGACCTGGGTCAGAAGGAatcagccagcccagctgggactgTTCAGGGGAGGCTCTGCAGTCACTGGCCCTGTTCAGCATCTCTCCATTCCTGGCAGGATGCTGCGCAAGGACAAGGAGGAGGCAGAAGCCATCAAACACGCCAAGgccctggaggaggagaaggctaTGTACTCGGTACGGAAGCCCTGGGGGTGTCTCGGGtgggccacagccccagccctgcgtgTCCCGTGCCCAGAGATGCTGTCATCTGCAGTGCCTCGGAGCTCTCTGAGGGGTCCCACTTCAGGAGTGCAAGCAGTGCGGTGGAAAGGGGGCTTGGGCAGACCTGGCTGGAGTAATCAGGCCCACCCCTCACCCATAGCCTGCCTGTGCTGAGCTGGAGCAGATGGACTTCTGCCTGCTGGCTGAGCACAGGGCTTGGCAGCCTTTCCCTTctggcagctcagctctgggccGTTCCCTTCCAGGGCCGTCGCTCTCGCCGCCAGAGGAGGGAGTTCCGGGAGAAGCGGTTAAAGGGAAGGAAGATCAGCCCTCCCAGGTGAGGCTGTGAAGGTGAAATGCTCTCCTAGCAACAGCCCCAGGCTTGTTGGAGAGCAGTCATGGCCTGgcactgcctggggcagccctTGTGCAACACTGGGGCAGCCTCCTCCATACCCCAAGCCAGGGGCCTCCTTGCTCTGCAAACGGTTACTTCACGCCACTGGCTCAGGCCACGTGGACTGCCAGGGCAGGCTGGCCACAGGGGCCTGgacagggctgtgctctgtgcccctggAAGCATCCCGTGGCCAAGGGCTCAGCTGAGCCGGGGCCTGTTTTACAGGTAGGTGCCGCATTTGCTTTCAAAGCTTCCGCTCCTTCACGTTCATCTTTTCCAGTGCACGTGAGGTGTGGTAAAGGGGTCCCCTCAGGGCAGAGTCTACTCTGAGCCCCAGAGATATGCTCCCCCTTTTCCTCTGGTCTTGTCTGGGAGCCTGGTACCTTGCTGTTCTCTTAGTCCTGCTCTTTATTCTTCGGCCAGGAGGCCGACACTCAGGCAGGGGCTCTGAGGGTCCAGGTCTGTGTATGGGGAAGCCGAGGGGAGAGGACTTTCCCATGGAGAGGGAGGGTAGGAACGTACTGCCCCACTTAGCCTCCCTCTGAAGGGAGGCCTCCAGCCTGATGCTGCACCACAGGTTCCCTGATGTGCTTTCTCTTTGCAGCTACGCACGGAGGGACAGCCCCACCTATGACCCCTACAAGCGGtgagtggtggtgggtggcaggagtGATTTCTTGCACCCcaggcaggagggtgcagggcaggtCCAAGGGGGCCCACTGGGGTTCCCTTGGGGTGCAGCCTaggcagggcccagctgggtctgcacacGTACGGTCAGTCAGGGGCATCTCGCAGTTCCACCCCCACAGTGAATAGACCCTCGCTCCTCCCTTTCCCTGTAGGTCGCCCTCAGAATCCAGCTCGGAGTCCCGCTCCCGGTCCCGCTCACCCTCCCCGGGCCAGGAGGAGAAGATCACGTTCATCACCAGCTTCGGGGGCAGCGACGAGGAGGCGGCGTCTGCACAGGCCGGTGGTGCCCCCGGGAAGGCAGCCCCCCCCGGCAGACAGCGTGCCAGCCAAGCGCAGCCGGGTGGCGCTGCGGCAGGTCATAGCGCCTCCTCCCGGTCGGTAACTCGCCCGCCCAGTGTGCTTCCCCCAACCTTAACTGAGACCCAGCGGGGCCGCAGCCCATCGCCGAGGCCACCTGCCCCCTCGGGCACTGGCCCAGGGAGCTCTCGGCATCCAGTCCTTTCCAGCTGCCCTTTTGCTGTCCGCTCTGCCACAGCCTGGCCAGGCCTGTGCTGGGGGCCCAGTCCAGGGCTCTCCAGGATCCTGAGCAAAGCAAGAGGCTGAGGCCCTTGGAAAGCTGGGCCCAGTCCTAGATTGGAcattggggggagcagggaagcagccTGTCCTGGAGCTGCAAAGAGGGGCTGTGCCCCATTGGGAGGGTGAGCTCTCAGGCCACGTGGGATCCGGCAGCTGGAAAGGGATGCTCTCCTCTACTTGTCCCTctttcctccagccctgcactccctgcccttcccctctccacccaGCCCTGAGGGAGGAGCCAGGAGCCCTTGCCCCCCTACCTGatgccctgtctgctgcagggcagctggggccaagagTCCTTTTTCAGCGCCCCTCATCCTGTGCATGCCTGTGGCCCAGGGCCACAGCACAGGGAGGCGACAGCCCTGGTCCTTGGTGGAGGTCCTGCAGGCCTGACTTGCTGGGTGGGGGTAAAGTGCAGACCCTGAGAGGCCACCCAGCCTTGCTCTCCCTGGGTCTTCCCTTGCGCGGGCTGTGATCTTGAACTGGATGCTTCCCTGTTGGAGCTGGATGTGGCTGGAGCCAGACCCACATCCTCTCCTAGTCAGCCAGAGGCCCAAGGCCTGCTTCCTTccaatagggcagggagcagtggcagtctCTAGCCTTCCCTGTGTGGTTTGCAACTGAACTGGGTGGGGGGTCTCTCGGGGGTGTGTGGAGCAGTGCGTGGGGCTGAGGTGTGGTGTCACCTGCTCCCCAAGAGAATCCAAGCCCCTGCAGCCTGATCCTCATGGCTCTGAGcacagggagtgggtgtgtgggggagctgTGCTGCATCCTTGGGACCATGGTTCAGCCGGACGTGATTTCTAGTCCCAAAGagcctgcaggcagggctggcgcAGAGTACACTTCCCAGCTGGaggtggacaggacaggacaagacagggctctgggtgactgGTGCCAAGTTTGCTAACTCCCTTCTCCTTCCAGGCTGGTTCAAGTCTCTGGCCCCTGCTGTGCGCTGCAGGCAGGACCCTGGCTCACCCACCTGCCTGAGCTGACCCCGCACTGTGTTCTGTCCCCTACAGGAGGCGCTCATCCTCATCCTCGTCCTCTCCATCCTCGACCTCCTCCTCCAGTTCACGCTCCAGCTCCCGCTCACGCCGCGGGGGCCACTACCGCTCCAGCCGCTATGGCCGGTCCCACAGCCGGCGCTACTCACGGTCCCGCAGTCGCAGCCACAGCCGCAGCCGGCGTTACTCTGGGGGGGGCTCGCGGGACAGCCGTCGCCGCTCCCGCTCCTACTCCCCTGACCGGGGCCGCCGCTACAGCTCCCGGCGTCGGTCCAGGTAGCACCACGGGGCGACGGTGCAGCTTGCAGCAAGGCCCCCTCCACCAAGGCAGGGGAAGCAAAACTATGGCACTGCCCTGGGCTTGGGGAGGATGCCAGGTTGGATGGCACTGCCTGTCCCCACCgggatggggcaggagctgaATCCTGCAAGGCTGAACCCATCGTGCCCACAGGAGCCATTCCCGGTCCGGGGAGCGCTATCGCCGGGGCAGCCGGATGGGCAGGCACTggagcagcagccgcagcagccaTAGTCCCAGTGACTCGCGCAGTCGCAGCAAGTCGGTGTCTCCGCCACGAGAGAAACCGCTGCGGCCTGCAGCGTCGCCGGCCGTGGGGGAGAAGCTGAAAAAGTAAGTGCGGGGGGGGAGGCTGCAAGGCCCTGACAGGTAAGGGGGGTGGTGATCTGTCGTACCTGTGCCATGACTGCTGATCAAGCTCCTTGTTCCCCTCCAGGGCCGACGCTGCTGCCGGTAAAGAGACAGGAGCTGCCAAAGTCAGTAAGAATTTAATCTCACCTGTTTAACTCACATCACTGCCGAACAGATGCGGGGAGCGAGGAGGTGCAGGGCGTGGCCCAGCGGGCGGCCCCAGGCTGGAGAATCGCAGAGCCGCAGGCtctgctccagcacctgggggTTGAGCCCGGGTAGTGGcggggctgcttggagcaggcCGTGCTGGTGGCCGGCAGGGACAGTCCCGGGCTGGGCTGTCGGGTGACTGCtatggggaggcaggagcctggagataggcccccccctcctcccagctctgaggagctgctggggtgggggcttcctttgggggcacctgcagaactGTCTGCAGGGCTCAGCCGCgcggggctgggaggggtctGCCTAGCTCGAGAACCAACCCAGTCGTTCTATCTGTCTGTGTCTGACACCTCAGCCTCCGCCCACCAGCTGCTCCCTGGTGGTGGAGCTGCCCTGCTCGGGGACCTGCAGCCTCTGGGGCGCAGGTTAAGGGGAATGTGGAGCTGAGCGCCCCCGGGCACTGCTTCTCCCAGGCCCTGTCttgggcagcaaggagctgccccGAGTTGCCAAGGGggtgagatggggccagggctcagCTGCCTGCTAGGCTCCATCGCAGAGAGCAGCCAGGCTCAAGACCAGCCTTGctggctgctgggagccctgttcCTGCGGGGGCATTTCAAGGCCCTGGCAGATGGCAGGTCCCCTGGAGCACGAGGGCTGTGCCACGAatggctcagccccagctggcagggactccCCACCGGCCATAGATACAGGCTACACTGAGGTCCTGGAGCTATCCTTTCCAacgggtggggaggctgggcttTGTCAGGCTCGGGGCCCAGGCTTGGTAATGTCCAGTGGGGGGTGGAGGTTCTTCCCAAATGCTCTAGGAGCTCGATGCATTGCTTGAAGGGCTGGGCTCCTTCGCACCCTGGAATATCAGTTCCCACCCCTGCGTCTTCCCACTTCTGCTCCTTCTTTCCCAGGGGCCAAATCCCTGTCCTTCATGAAGGAGGATCTGGATTGGTGTCCCTGCTGGGCTATGCTGAGTCTGAGTGGTGGGAGAAGTGCAGAGtgggcgtggggctggggccagaggctgaacTGCCGCACACAGCAGCTGTTGGCCACGTGctgcctgtgccaggctctgccAGGCACAGGCTGTTCTCCCCTTGCAGACTTCACCCCCCACTGGTAGCTGGGCAAGCAGAGCAGGCCAGGCCGCAGCACTCAAGGAGGGGCTGAAGCTGTAGTGATGCAGCAGagcacagtgcccagcacaggcagctgGGATCTCCTTTGCGCCCTCCCTGGGCTCCCTCAGCCCTTCTCTGCTTGCCAGCATGCATGGGTGGGAGGCTTCAGGGGCACGGACTGAGCTCTGCTCCGTCCAGTTTGGccaccacctgagccccagctctgcacaggctgTGCCCGCTTAACCCCGCGGCTGTGGCTGagtgcaggaagcagggcagggcccGTGCAGCTCACAACCTGgccccctgggcaggcagggctggccccatcccacaaAGTGACTCCCGGCCTGGATGGACAGTGTCTGGAATGACCAGGACTTGGAGCCCCAGGGTTCAGGGAGATGGAGAGCTGGGCCCATCCTCCTGGGGGCTGATGGCactccagcagggcaggctccATCCCCCCTGTCCCCTCCCGGTGGGAGCAAGGGCAAGTTCCCCAGAGCAAGGAggctgctgggtgtgtgggatgctGCCAAGGGGGTCCTGGGCACCGCCCAGCCGGGTGAGTCTGGTGTGTGTTGCCCAGCCTAGCCCTAAAGGCCTCCACGTTTGCTTCTTTGCAGCCCAAGCTAACCCCGCAGGAGAAGCTGAAACTCCGTATGCAGAAGGCGCTTAACAGGCAGTGTAAGCAGAGTAATCATCCCCCagtcactccctccctcatctgccCCACTGCACCTGCCTCACCCCTGCTCTCGCTCTCTCCTCACTCTAGTTAAAGCTGACAAGAAGGCAGCACAGGAGAAGATGCTACAGCAGGAGCACGAAAGGCAGGTACGGACCAGTGCCTGCCCAAGCTGTGGAGCACCCCCAGGGAGCCGTTGGCCTCTGTGGGGCCTGCTGCCCAGTCACTAGGTTGCTGCTCTGGGGTAGGGTGGGGAAGAAGAGCTCAGGAGCATGCACTGAGCTTGGACTGTCTCGCCCCTTCTTGGCACCCTTTGATGGTGCTGTGCACTGTGGGCTgtgtcctgcctgggcaggaggctTCTGAGGCTTGATCCGGATCCATTTTGCCACAGATGAAGCTGACTGCCACAGACTCCAGGCTGCAAAgctctggggaagggggggggcgggCTCCAGACTGCCTGGAGTGCGGGGAGCGAGAGGTCTGTGCCTGGGGAGGGTGTGGAAGGGGCTGTCCCTGTAGGCAGGCAAAGGCTGAGGCCTGACTGGTGCATGGGTCTTTTTTTCAGGAGCGAGAGGACGAGCTGCGTGCCATGGCACGGAAGATACGGATGAAGTAACTCATCCCTTCCTTTCCTGGGGACCttatggggtgggggctgcatagGCACCCACCTGATGCGAACTGTTTCCCCACAGGGAGAGGGAGCGGCGGGAGAAGGAGCGGGAGGAATGGGAGAGGCAGTACAGCCGGCAGAGCCGCTCCCCCTCACCGCGATACAGTGAGTACCGGGGGGGGGACTTGGCTTGGTCCCTGGTCCAGGCCGTGCAGGGATGTTGTGGCAtctcccctgtcccctgcctgtcccctcctgcATGGCTGCAGCACTCCCGGGAGGGTGCTGGtctccagaggggagggggggtgcgaGGTGTTGCACTTAGCACAGTTTGGCACAGGTGCAGCTCCCACTCTGcaggccagacccagccctggccGCAGCCCTCAAGGGCCCAGCTGGTGCCTTTGGAGCCTCCAGCACAGCTGCCCTGCAGTGCCTGCTGCCTCGTGGGCTCCCATCCG
This sequence is a window from Alligator mississippiensis isolate rAllMis1 chromosome 15, rAllMis1, whole genome shotgun sequence. Protein-coding genes within it:
- the CLASRP gene encoding CLK4-associating serine/arginine rich protein isoform X1, coding for MWHEARKHERKLRGMMVDYKKRAERRREYYEKIKKDPAQFLQVHGRACKVHLDSAVALAAESPVNMMPWQGDTNNMIDRFDVRAHLDYIPMYTPPLLNPISPEQESDERKCNYERYRGLVQNDFAGISEEQCLYQIYIDELYGGLQKPNEDEKKKLAEKKASIGYTYEDSTVAELENSLEKRGDEEDSEEDSNTDEDEVIPDIDVEVDVDELNQEQVADLNKQATTYGMAEGDFVRMLRKDKEEAEAIKHAKALEEEKAMYSGRRSRRQRREFREKRLKGRKISPPSYARRDSPTYDPYKRSPSESSSESRSRSRSPSPGQEEKITFITSFGGSDEEAASAQAGGAPGKAAPPGRQRASQAQPGGAAAGHSASSRRRSSSSSSSPSSTSSSSSRSSSRSRRGGHYRSSRYGRSHSRRYSRSRSRSHSRSRRYSGGGSRDSRRRSRSYSPDRGRRYSSRRRSRSHSRSGERYRRGSRMGRHWSSSRSSHSPSDSRSRSKSVSPPREKPLRPAASPAVGEKLKNSLFPSRADAAAGKETGAAKPKLTPQEKLKLRMQKALNRQFKADKKAAQEKMLQQEHERQEREDELRAMARKIRMKERERREKEREEWERQYSRQSRSPSPRYSREYSSSRRRSRSRSRSRSRSRSRSPHYRH
- the CLASRP gene encoding CLK4-associating serine/arginine rich protein isoform X2; amino-acid sequence: MWHEARKHERKLRGMMVDYKKRAERRREYYEKIKKDPAQFLQVHGRACKVHLDSAVALAAESPVNMMPWQGDTNNMIDRFDVRAHLDYIPMYTPPLLNPISPEQESDERKCNYERYRGLVQNDFAGISEEQCLYQIYIDELYGGLQKPNEDEKKKLAEKKASIGYTYEDSTVAELENSLEKRGDEEDSEEDSNTDEDEVIPDIDVEVDVDELNQEQVADLNKQATTYGMAEGDFVRMLRKDKEEAEAIKHAKALEEEKAMYSGRRSRRQRREFREKRLKGRKISPPSYARRDSPTYDPYKRSPSESSSESRSRSRSPSPGQEEKITFITSFGGSDEEAASAQAGGAPGKAAPPGRQRASQAQPGGAAAGHSASSRRRSSSSSSSPSSTSSSSSRSSSRSRRGGHYRSSRYGRSHSRRYSRSRSRSHSRSRRYSGGGSRDSRRRSRSYSPDRGRRYSSRRRSRSHSRSGERYRRGSRMGRHWSSSRSSHSPSDSRSRSKSVSPPREKPLRPAASPAVGEKLKKADAAAGKETGAAKPKLTPQEKLKLRMQKALNRQFKADKKAAQEKMLQQEHERQEREDELRAMARKIRMKERERREKEREEWERQYSRQSRSPSPRYSREYSSSRRRSRSRSRSRSRSRSRSPHYRH